A single region of the Buteo buteo chromosome 16, bButBut1.hap1.1, whole genome shotgun sequence genome encodes:
- the MARCKSL1 gene encoding MARCKS-related protein produces MGSQGSKPAKAEGSAPLAGHAAVTEPAKANGQENGHLRLNGDMTPKAGGEAAPLNGNGSAEPLKEESKGEGGGGDAIEPAPPAEAGDAKPEGAAAPKDTPKKKKKFSFKKSFKLSGISFRKNKKEAGDSSGSSPTEDQGKAEAKGEENPACSAGGTEPSAPPEEGTAEEQGSPGESRPGQQGAEPKREDAEAGGSKEEEKQQAGESHGDTAKPEEPSKPAGTEPTTAPAAAEQKEE; encoded by the exons ATGGGCAGCCAGGGCTCGAAACCGGCTAAAGCGGAGGGCAGCGCTCCGCTGGCCGGTCACGCCGCCGTTACCGAACCCGCTAAAGCCAACGGGCAG gAGAATGGCCATTTGAGGCTCAACGGGGACATGACGCCCAAGGCGGGCGGCGAAGCGGCACCCCTGAACGGGAACGGCTCGGCTGAACCCCTCAAGGAGGAGAGCAAGGgcgaggggggcggcggggatgCCATCGagcccgctccccccgccgaAGCGGGGGACGCTAAACCCGAAGGCGCCGCGGCCCCCAAAGACACCcccaagaagaagaagaagttCTCGTTCAAGAAGTCCTTCAAGCTGAGCGGGATCTCGTTtaggaagaacaagaaagaagccGGGGACTCCTCCGGGTCATCTCCCACGGAGGACCAAGGCAAGGCGGAGGCCAAGGGAGAGGAGAACCCCGCTTGCTCGGCCGGTGGGACGGAGCCGTCGGCTCCCCCCGAGGAGGGGACAGCCGAGGAacagggcagccctggggagagcCGTCCCgggcagcagggagctgagccCAAGAGGGAGGATGCCGAAGCGGGGGGaagcaaggaggaagagaagcagcaggcaggggaaagCCACGGGGATACAGCCAAACCAGAGGAGCCCTCCAAACCCGCGGGGACCGAGCCTACAACAgctccggcggcggcggagcagaaggaagagtaG